In Nicotiana tabacum cultivar K326 chromosome 17, ASM71507v2, whole genome shotgun sequence, one DNA window encodes the following:
- the LOC142171496 gene encoding E3 ubiquitin protein ligase DRIP2-like, producing the protein MSNQAVKVRRDTIVACLTCPLCHGLFTDATTISECLHTFCRKCIYKKLTDEDWECCPICNINLGSVPLEKLRPDHNLEDVRAKIFPYKRRKVKAPEIVPSITLPVRRKERSLSSLVVSTPRVSTQTGMTGKRSKSVARKILLGSAFPIEKPIKNEEDSGEEPDSPSSPETLKRFSQNKRQNYSNTEHSSHPTMDKETDNGTEQWECKVNLWNPLNCLVEVANKSKCSTFTSQGSIGAKSGSLHCHDNEVQARITKVKKHGQKLKVQDDNNEYGPAPPESEKPKKLRKIRRKKASTFGKFGISPQTALDSISVKCGRRTNPVWFSLVTSEDQEGDAPLPQISASYLRIKDGNIPVSFIQKYLMRKLDLSSEDEVEIRYMGQLVVPTLQLSNLVDMWLQTTVSEIAPAIVGSSAKDFVMVLAYARKVPSLMSC; encoded by the exons TTTGCAGGAAATGCATCTATAAGAAGCTCACCGATGAAGATTGGGAATGCTGTCCAATATGCAATATCAACTTAGGCAGTGTCCCTTTAGAGAAATTGAG GCCAGATCATAATCTAGAAGATGTAAGAGCAAAGATATTCCCTTACAAGAGGCGAAAAGTGAAAGCGCCTGAAATTGTGCCTTCTATTACATTGCCAGTTAGGAGGAAAGAGAGATCACTTTCATCACTGGTGGTCAGCACTCCTAGAGTATCTACACAAACTGGAATGACAGGGAAAAGATCAAAATCGGTGGCAAGAAAAATATTACTGGGTTCCGCATTTCCCATTGAGAAACCAATTAAGAATGAGGAAGATTCTGGAGAAGAGCCGGATAGCCCTAGCTCGCCTGAGACTTTGAAAAGGTTTTCTCAGAATAAAAGGCAG AATTATTCCAACACCGAGCATTCTAGCCATCCCACAATGGACAAAGAAACAGACAATGGCACGGAACAATGGGAATGCAAAGTTAATTTATGGAACCCTTTGAATTGTTTGGTGGAAGTAGCAAACAAGAGCAAGTGTTCAACATTTACTTCTCAGGGTTCTATTGGCGCCAAATCAGGAAGTCTGCATTGCCATGACAATGAGGTTCAAGCCCGGATAACTAAAGTCAAAAAACATGGACAGAAATTAAAAGTCCAAGATGACAACAACGAATATGGTCCTGCTCCTCCAGAATCTGAAAAACCTAAAAAGTTGCGAAAAATCCGTCGAAAGAAGGCATCAACTTTTGGGAAATTTGGTATATCACCACAAACTGCGCTGGATTCGATCAGTGTCAAATGTGGAAGGAGGACTAATCCAGTTTGGTTCTCATTAGTGACCTCTGAAGACCA GGAGGGAGATGCACCTTTGCCTCAGATTTCTGCAAGTTACTTGAGAATAAA GGATGGCAATATTCCAGTTTCATTCATCCAAAAGTACTTGATGAGGAAGTTGGATCTTTCTAGCGAAGATGAG GTTGAGATTAGATACATGGGGCAGTTGGTAGTTCCCACTCTCCAACTGAGTAATTTGGTTGATATGTGGCTACAAACTACTGTTTCAGAAATAGCTCCAGCAATAGTTGGTTCGTCAGCTAAGGATTTCGTGATGGTGTTGGCGTATGCTCGCAAGGTTCCAAGCCTTATGTCTTGTTGA